The proteins below are encoded in one region of Anopheles merus strain MAF unplaced genomic scaffold, AmerM5.1 LNR4000204, whole genome shotgun sequence:
- the LOC121601842 gene encoding putative mediator of RNA polymerase II transcription subunit 12, which yields MELPNRSLRSRQPSVDCSMSAVQKKTVVSAKIDTGRTSLAARSNEENEVRLHLMLQAEKAEKAELMKTVASLQGIVEGLQKQLAEAQQARLSAEADAKKERDALLAEIRDLGKQLRQELCWQRGLQQQAQPGPSVTAAVTLPASQVLTGEDIRQVEQPSFAEVVRRKYRGMAKGKPRQPPQQQQQQQEHQQQQPQQQQQRQPQRQRSPAQRSEQLRQERRRPARPRQDQLIFEPAEGCSYRALFENIRLNPRLADENKGVEQGYRTSRDFLRLSLKKDADAAALLQRIQTEVGDLATGRIITEMAEVLISGIDMLAKKEDVERGLQRALERTAVAATTSIR from the exons ATGGAACTCCCAAACCGCAGTTTGAGGTCTCGGCAGCCATCCGTGGACTGCAGCATGAGTGCGGTTCAGAAGAAAACCGTAGTGTCAGCCAAAATTGACACTGGACGTACATCCCTGGCTGCACGTTCGAACGAAGAGAATGAGGTTCGTCTGCACCTGATGTTGCAGGCGGAGAAGGCGGAGAAGGCGGAACTTATGAAGACGGTAGCAAGTCTTCAGGGCATTGTTGAGGGGTTGCAGAAGCAGCTTGCGGAGGCACAGCAGGCCAGGCTTTCCGCCGAAGCGGAcgcaaagaaggagagagacgcATTGCTGGCCGAGATTCGCGATCTAGGGAAGCAATTGCGCCAGGAGCTCTGCTGGCAACGCGGGCTACAGCAGCAAGCACAACCTGGTCCGTCAGTGACAGCGGCGGTAACGCTCCCGGCCTCCCAGGTGCTAACGGGAGAAGACATCCGGCAAGTGGAGCAGCCCAGCTTCGCTGAGGTCGTCCGCCGCAAATATCGCGGCATGGCTAAGGGGAAACCCCGGCAGccccctcagcagcagcagcagcagcaggaacaccagcagcagcaaccacaacagcagcagcagcggcagccacagcgacagCGGTCGCCg GCGCAGCGTAGCGAGCAGTTGCGCCAGGAGCGACGGCGTCCAGCACGCCCTCGGCAGGACCAGCTCATCTTTGAGCCGGCCGAGGGCTGCTCGTACAGGGCGCTATTCGAAAACATACGCCTAAACCCGCGATTGGCCGATGAGAACAAGGGAGTCGAGCAGGGCTACCGCACGTCGCGGGACTTCCTTCGCCTCTCGCTCAAAAAGGATGCAGACGCCGCTGCGTTGCTACAGCGCATCCAGACGGAGGTGGGCGATCTGGCCACTGGACGGATTATTACGGAGATGGCTGAGGTCCTCATATCCGGAATCGACATGTTGGCCAAGAAGGAGGATGTAGAACGCGGTCTGCAGCGGGCGCTGGAGCGCACAGcagttgcagcaacaacatccat ACGCTGA